Proteins encoded by one window of Panicum virgatum strain AP13 chromosome 7N, P.virgatum_v5, whole genome shotgun sequence:
- the LOC120682640 gene encoding exocyst complex component SEC5B-like isoform X1, which yields MASDSDVDEDELLQMALQEQAARDLSHQRPPAANKPVVNLVRPHAPNARGGGNARAGGAPAKARQPSRGGDEDEDSEVELLSISSGDEDDNPRARGPPPPRGGGGGGGHAGARRAASRDDGDDDDDDEPRSWKRVDEAELARKVREMREAKVAPSIQALDQKAAAAAAAAARKALTSVQTLPKGVEVLDPLGLGVMDNKSLRLITDASVSSPISREKSQGLDPNLRDKVIYSSPNFDPKGFLSWVHKDTSAADLEAGALTLKTDLKGRTQQKKQLVKENFDCFVSCKTTIDDIESKLRQIEEDPEGAGTSHLHSVTQKISGVANRAFEPLFERQAQAEKIRSVQGMLQRFRTLFNLPSAIRGNIRKGEYDLAVREYQKAKSIVLPSHVGILKRVLEEVEKVMQEFRGMLYKSMEDPHLDLAELENIVRLLLELEPETDPVWHYLNIQNSRIHGLFEKCTQDHEARMEILHNKIRDKVLSDSKWRQLQQDSNKSLEVDSTIGDSPRTDQLSTNVMAEEADGLRASYIRRLTSVLIQHVPAFWRLALSVFSGKFAKAATGTVVSDTEMNAKPVANKTDEKGGEAKYTNHTVDEVASMVRATVSAFDTKVQNTFRNFEECNILSPYMSDTIKEIAKACQTLEGKDSSPTAVKMLRALHFEMTKLYILRLCSWMRATTKEISKDETWVTLSTLERNKSPYAISCMPLEFRDITISAMDRIDTMILNLMSETAKSYDISQPLQEINESVRLAFLNSFLDFAGYLERFGGELAQNRSNKENNYVQNGYINGTRETSTTIDGDLHKKLLVILSNIGYCKVELSDELYTRYRHIWSPVRNNDERSSDMRDLMTSFSALEEKVLDQYTFAKSNLIRSAAQSYLLDSGINWGAAPSVKGIRDATLDLLHILVAVHAEVYSGARPLLEKTMKILVEGLVDIFLSVFHENKTKDIRLLDANGFCQLMLELEYFETVLHAYFSSEAQQALKSFQENLLEKACESLAEALENPGHQRRPTRGSEDAASDGQASVSPDDLLALAQQYSSDLLQAELERTRLNIACFMESTLQSTSAPAGSKSAAYSSYQAPAPQHAPVQTSSPSFRRQQTGSSSPVVSRRRR from the exons gagcgacAGCGACGTCGACGAGGACGAGCTCCTCCAGATGGCGCTGCAGGAGCAGGCGGCGCGGGACCTCAGCCACcagcgcccgcccgccgccaacAAGCCCGTCGTCAACCTCGTCCGCCCGCACGCCCCCAACGCGCGCGGCGGGGGCAACGCCCGCGCCGGGGGCGCCCCTGCGAAGGCGCGCCAGcccagccgcggcggcgacgaggacgaggactcCGAGGTCGAGCTGCTCTCCATCTCCTCCGGCGACGAGGACGACAACCCCCGGGCCCGCGGCCCCCCGCCGCcccgagggggcggcggcggcggcgggcacgccGGGGCGCGGAGGGCCGCGTCGCGGGACGacggggacgacgacgacgacgacgagcccagGAGCTGGAAGCGCGTCGACGAGGCAGAG CTTGCTCGCAAGGTTCGAGAAATGCGTGAAGCAAAAGTAGCACCTAGTATTCAAGCACTTGATcagaaagcagcagcagcagctgcagcagcagcccggaaGGCCCTCACAAGTGTACAGACCCTACCAAAAGGAGTAGAGGTTTTGGATCCATTGGGCCTTGG TGTCATGGATAATAAGTCCCTGCGATTGATTACTGATGCCTCAGTAAGTTCTCCGATTTCAAGGGAGAAGTCTCAAGGTTTGGACCCCAATCTGCGAG ACAAAGTTATATATTCGTCTCCAAATTTTGATCCCAAGGGTTTCCTTTCGTGGGTCCATAAAGACACAAGTGCTGCTGACTTAGAGGCTGGTGCTCTCACCTTGAAAACTGATCTCAAGGGGAGAACGCAGCAGAAAAAACAGTTAGTCAAGGAGAACTTTGATTGTTTTGTCTCGTGCAAAACGACAATAGATG ACATTGAGTCAAAATTGAGACAGATAGAGGAAGATCCTGAAGGTGCAGGTACTTCTCATTTGCATTCAGTCACACAAAAAATTAGCGGCGTGGCAAATCGTGCATTTGAGCCTCTATTTGAGAGGCAG GCACAAGCTGAGAAGATCAGATCTGTCCAGGGAATGCTTCAAAGATTCCGAACATTATTTAACCTACCAAGTGCAATCCGTGGGAACATTAGAAAAGGGGAATATGATCTTGCTGTCAGAGAGTACCAAAAAGCAAAGTCAATTGTTCTTCCTTCTCAT GTGGGGATACTAAAACGTGTACTTGAGGAAGTGGAAAAGGTGATGCAAGAATTCAGGGGCATGCTTTATAAATCAATGGAGGATCCTCATCTTGACCTTGCTGAG CTTGAGAACATTGTTCGTCTACTGTTGGAGTTGGAACCTGAAACGGATCCAGTGTGGCACTATCTAAATATTCAG AATAGTAGGATCCATGGATTGTTTGAAAAATGTACTCAAGATCATGAAGCAAGAATGGAGATTTTGCATAATAAAATTCGTGACAAAGTGCTATCTGATTCAAAGTGGAGGCAGCTGCAACAAGATTCAAATAAATCT TTGGAAGTTGATTCCACCATCGGTGATTCTCCCCGAACTGATCAGTTGTCAACAAACGTGATGGCTGAAGAAGCTGATGGTTTAAGGGCTAGCTACATTCGTAGGCTAACTTCTGTACTTATCCAGCATGTTCCAGCTTTCTGGAGATTAGCTTTATCTGTCTTCAGTGGAAAATTTGCCAAG GCAGCTACTGGGACTGTAGTTTCTGATACTGAGATGAATGCGAAGCCAGTTGCAAATAAGACTGATGAGAAAGGTGGAGAAGCAAAATACACGAACCATACTGTTGATGAAGTTGCTAGTATGGTTCGGGCTACTGTGTCAGCTTTTGACACCAAG GTTCAGAATACCTTCCGTAATTTTGAGGAATGCAACATTCTTTCTCCATACATGAGTGACACTATAAAAGAAATAGCTAAGGCTTGTCAGACCCTTGAAGGGAAGGATTCATCTCCAACTGCTG TTAAAATGTTGCGTGCCCTTCATTTTGAGATGACAAAGCTTTACATTCTGCGGCTTTGTTCATGGATGCGGGCAACAACTAAGGAGATATCAAAAGATGAGACTTGGGTTACTTTATCCACCCTTGAAAGAAACAAGTCTCCATATGCAATTTCATGCATGCCATTGGAATTCCGTGACATCACAATTTCAGCGATGGACCGGATTGATAC tATGATTCTTAATCTGATGAGCGAGACTGCAAAATCATATGACATTTCTCAACCACTTCAGGAAATTAATGAGTCTGTCAGACTTGCATTTTTAAATTCCTTTCTGGATTTTGCTG GTTACCTAGAGAGGTTTGGAGGGGAACTAGCTCAGAACAGATCAAACAAAGAAAACAATTATGTCCAAAATGGTTACATAAATGGTACTAGAGAAACATCCACTACCATAGATGGGGATTTGCACAAGAAGCTACTGGTTATTTTGAGTAACATTGGATATTGCAAAGTCGAACTTTCAGATGAACTGTATACCAGATATAGACATATTTGGTCGCCAGTCAG GAATAATGATGAACGAAGCTCTGACATGCGAGATCTAATGACATCTTTCTCTGCACTTGAAGAGAAAGTCCTGGACCAGTATACTTTTGCTAAG TCAAACTTGATCCGAAGTGCTGCACAGAGTTATCTTTTGGATTCTGGGATTAACTGGGGAGCAGCACCATCAGTAAAG GGCATTCGGGATGCAACTCTTGACTTACTACACATCCTTGTTGCAGTACACGCAGAG GTATACTCTGGTGCTCGGCCTTTGTTGGAGAAGACTATGAAAATTTTGGTGGAGGGTTTGGTTGACATTTTTCTTAGTGTTTTCCATGAGAACAAGACAAAAGATATCAGACTGTTAGATGCAAACGGTTTTTGTCAGCTCATGCTTGAG CTTGAGTACTTTGAGACAGTACTGCATGCATACTTTTCATCTGAGGCACAGCAGGCTCTGAAATCCTTTCAAGAGAATTTGTTGGAAAAGGCCTGTGAAAGTCTGGCAGAAGCTTTGGAGAATCCTGGGCACCAACGTCGACCAACTCGTGGTAGTGAAGATGCTGCCTCAGATGGACAAGCATCAGTTTCACCTGATGATTTGCTT GCGCTTGCTCAACAGTACAGTAGTGATCTGCTGCAAGCGGAGCTGGAGAGAACCCGGTTAAATATAGCATGCTTCATGGAGTCCACTCTCCAATCGACCTCTGCACCGGCAGGCTCAAAGTCTGCTGCTTATTCTTCTTACCAGGCACCAGCGCCACAGCACGCACCGGTTCAAACCTCCTCGCCTAGTTTTAGACGGCAGCAGACAGGTTCAAGTTCTCCTGTAGTCTCCAGGCGGCGCCGGTGA
- the LOC120682640 gene encoding exocyst complex component SEC5B-like isoform X2: MASDSDVDEDELLQMALQEQAARDLSHQRPPAANKPVVNLVRPHAPNARGGGNARAGGAPAKARQPSRGGDEDEDSEVELLSISSGDEDDNPRARGPPPPRGGGGGGGHAGARRAASRDDGDDDDDDEPRSWKRVDEAELARKVREMREAKVAPSIQALDQKAAAAAAAAARKALTSVQTLPKGVEVLDPLGLGVMDNKSLRLITDASVSSPISREKSQGLDPNLRDKVIYSSPNFDPKGFLSWVHKDTSAADLEAGALTLKTDLKGRTQQKKQLVKENFDCFVSCKTTIDDIESKLRQIEEDPEGAGTSHLHSVTQKISGVANRAFEPLFERQAQAEKIRSVQGMLQRFRTLFNLPSAIRGNIRKGEYDLAVREYQKAKSIVLPSHVGILKRVLEEVEKVMQEFRGMLYKSMEDPHLDLAELENIVRLLLELEPETDPVWHYLNIQNSRIHGLFEKCTQDHEARMEILHNKIRDKVLSDSKWRQLQQDSNKSLEVDSTIGDSPRTDQLSTNVMAEEADGLRASYIRRLTSVLIQHVPAFWRLALSVFSGKFAKAATGTVVSDTEMNAKPVANKTDEKGGEAKYTNHTVDEVASMVRATVSAFDTKVQNTFRNFEECNILSPYMSDTIKEIAKACQTLEGKDSSPTAVKMLRALHFEMTKLYILRLCSWMRATTKEISKDETWVTLSTLERNKSPYAISCMPLEFRDITISAMDRIDTMILNLMSETAKSYDISQPLQEINESVRLAFLNSFLDFAERFGGELAQNRSNKENNYVQNGYINGTRETSTTIDGDLHKKLLVILSNIGYCKVELSDELYTRYRHIWSPVRNNDERSSDMRDLMTSFSALEEKVLDQYTFAKSNLIRSAAQSYLLDSGINWGAAPSVKGIRDATLDLLHILVAVHAEVYSGARPLLEKTMKILVEGLVDIFLSVFHENKTKDIRLLDANGFCQLMLELEYFETVLHAYFSSEAQQALKSFQENLLEKACESLAEALENPGHQRRPTRGSEDAASDGQASVSPDDLLALAQQYSSDLLQAELERTRLNIACFMESTLQSTSAPAGSKSAAYSSYQAPAPQHAPVQTSSPSFRRQQTGSSSPVVSRRRR, translated from the exons gagcgacAGCGACGTCGACGAGGACGAGCTCCTCCAGATGGCGCTGCAGGAGCAGGCGGCGCGGGACCTCAGCCACcagcgcccgcccgccgccaacAAGCCCGTCGTCAACCTCGTCCGCCCGCACGCCCCCAACGCGCGCGGCGGGGGCAACGCCCGCGCCGGGGGCGCCCCTGCGAAGGCGCGCCAGcccagccgcggcggcgacgaggacgaggactcCGAGGTCGAGCTGCTCTCCATCTCCTCCGGCGACGAGGACGACAACCCCCGGGCCCGCGGCCCCCCGCCGCcccgagggggcggcggcggcggcgggcacgccGGGGCGCGGAGGGCCGCGTCGCGGGACGacggggacgacgacgacgacgacgagcccagGAGCTGGAAGCGCGTCGACGAGGCAGAG CTTGCTCGCAAGGTTCGAGAAATGCGTGAAGCAAAAGTAGCACCTAGTATTCAAGCACTTGATcagaaagcagcagcagcagctgcagcagcagcccggaaGGCCCTCACAAGTGTACAGACCCTACCAAAAGGAGTAGAGGTTTTGGATCCATTGGGCCTTGG TGTCATGGATAATAAGTCCCTGCGATTGATTACTGATGCCTCAGTAAGTTCTCCGATTTCAAGGGAGAAGTCTCAAGGTTTGGACCCCAATCTGCGAG ACAAAGTTATATATTCGTCTCCAAATTTTGATCCCAAGGGTTTCCTTTCGTGGGTCCATAAAGACACAAGTGCTGCTGACTTAGAGGCTGGTGCTCTCACCTTGAAAACTGATCTCAAGGGGAGAACGCAGCAGAAAAAACAGTTAGTCAAGGAGAACTTTGATTGTTTTGTCTCGTGCAAAACGACAATAGATG ACATTGAGTCAAAATTGAGACAGATAGAGGAAGATCCTGAAGGTGCAGGTACTTCTCATTTGCATTCAGTCACACAAAAAATTAGCGGCGTGGCAAATCGTGCATTTGAGCCTCTATTTGAGAGGCAG GCACAAGCTGAGAAGATCAGATCTGTCCAGGGAATGCTTCAAAGATTCCGAACATTATTTAACCTACCAAGTGCAATCCGTGGGAACATTAGAAAAGGGGAATATGATCTTGCTGTCAGAGAGTACCAAAAAGCAAAGTCAATTGTTCTTCCTTCTCAT GTGGGGATACTAAAACGTGTACTTGAGGAAGTGGAAAAGGTGATGCAAGAATTCAGGGGCATGCTTTATAAATCAATGGAGGATCCTCATCTTGACCTTGCTGAG CTTGAGAACATTGTTCGTCTACTGTTGGAGTTGGAACCTGAAACGGATCCAGTGTGGCACTATCTAAATATTCAG AATAGTAGGATCCATGGATTGTTTGAAAAATGTACTCAAGATCATGAAGCAAGAATGGAGATTTTGCATAATAAAATTCGTGACAAAGTGCTATCTGATTCAAAGTGGAGGCAGCTGCAACAAGATTCAAATAAATCT TTGGAAGTTGATTCCACCATCGGTGATTCTCCCCGAACTGATCAGTTGTCAACAAACGTGATGGCTGAAGAAGCTGATGGTTTAAGGGCTAGCTACATTCGTAGGCTAACTTCTGTACTTATCCAGCATGTTCCAGCTTTCTGGAGATTAGCTTTATCTGTCTTCAGTGGAAAATTTGCCAAG GCAGCTACTGGGACTGTAGTTTCTGATACTGAGATGAATGCGAAGCCAGTTGCAAATAAGACTGATGAGAAAGGTGGAGAAGCAAAATACACGAACCATACTGTTGATGAAGTTGCTAGTATGGTTCGGGCTACTGTGTCAGCTTTTGACACCAAG GTTCAGAATACCTTCCGTAATTTTGAGGAATGCAACATTCTTTCTCCATACATGAGTGACACTATAAAAGAAATAGCTAAGGCTTGTCAGACCCTTGAAGGGAAGGATTCATCTCCAACTGCTG TTAAAATGTTGCGTGCCCTTCATTTTGAGATGACAAAGCTTTACATTCTGCGGCTTTGTTCATGGATGCGGGCAACAACTAAGGAGATATCAAAAGATGAGACTTGGGTTACTTTATCCACCCTTGAAAGAAACAAGTCTCCATATGCAATTTCATGCATGCCATTGGAATTCCGTGACATCACAATTTCAGCGATGGACCGGATTGATAC tATGATTCTTAATCTGATGAGCGAGACTGCAAAATCATATGACATTTCTCAACCACTTCAGGAAATTAATGAGTCTGTCAGACTTGCATTTTTAAATTCCTTTCTGGATTTTGCTG AGAGGTTTGGAGGGGAACTAGCTCAGAACAGATCAAACAAAGAAAACAATTATGTCCAAAATGGTTACATAAATGGTACTAGAGAAACATCCACTACCATAGATGGGGATTTGCACAAGAAGCTACTGGTTATTTTGAGTAACATTGGATATTGCAAAGTCGAACTTTCAGATGAACTGTATACCAGATATAGACATATTTGGTCGCCAGTCAG GAATAATGATGAACGAAGCTCTGACATGCGAGATCTAATGACATCTTTCTCTGCACTTGAAGAGAAAGTCCTGGACCAGTATACTTTTGCTAAG TCAAACTTGATCCGAAGTGCTGCACAGAGTTATCTTTTGGATTCTGGGATTAACTGGGGAGCAGCACCATCAGTAAAG GGCATTCGGGATGCAACTCTTGACTTACTACACATCCTTGTTGCAGTACACGCAGAG GTATACTCTGGTGCTCGGCCTTTGTTGGAGAAGACTATGAAAATTTTGGTGGAGGGTTTGGTTGACATTTTTCTTAGTGTTTTCCATGAGAACAAGACAAAAGATATCAGACTGTTAGATGCAAACGGTTTTTGTCAGCTCATGCTTGAG CTTGAGTACTTTGAGACAGTACTGCATGCATACTTTTCATCTGAGGCACAGCAGGCTCTGAAATCCTTTCAAGAGAATTTGTTGGAAAAGGCCTGTGAAAGTCTGGCAGAAGCTTTGGAGAATCCTGGGCACCAACGTCGACCAACTCGTGGTAGTGAAGATGCTGCCTCAGATGGACAAGCATCAGTTTCACCTGATGATTTGCTT GCGCTTGCTCAACAGTACAGTAGTGATCTGCTGCAAGCGGAGCTGGAGAGAACCCGGTTAAATATAGCATGCTTCATGGAGTCCACTCTCCAATCGACCTCTGCACCGGCAGGCTCAAAGTCTGCTGCTTATTCTTCTTACCAGGCACCAGCGCCACAGCACGCACCGGTTCAAACCTCCTCGCCTAGTTTTAGACGGCAGCAGACAGGTTCAAGTTCTCCTGTAGTCTCCAGGCGGCGCCGGTGA